One genomic region from Antedon mediterranea chromosome 3, ecAntMedi1.1, whole genome shotgun sequence encodes:
- the LOC140044655 gene encoding uncharacterized protein, whose amino-acid sequence MPLHPVLRVALLGDAGVGKTTLLQKFMKEDCLVTNGDIADTQEKVVERNGRKIKLDIRDTAGLERYRSLTQSYYRGITNFIFVYDVNNKESFNNLMKWSEQYNRNCNDPVNTNILIVGNKHQEADTDRVPTEQARNFANHLEADFIEISTRNNTNIEACFLRIVDNYFERQGKCLRRMFSTPSIKLKYKSKKNSCCRT is encoded by the exons ATGCCACTTCACCCGGTATTGCGGGTAGCTTTACTGGGAGATGCAGGCGTCGGAAAAACAACGCTACTGCAGAAGTTTATGAAAGAAGATTGTCTGGTTACTAATGGAGATATTGCAGATACACAAGAGAAAGTTGTGGAGAGAAATGGCCgaaaaattaaattagataTCAGAGATACAGCGG gTCTTGAAAGATACAGAAGTTTAACACAGTCATATTATAGAGGAATTACGAATTTTATCTTCGTTTATGACGTCAACAACAAAGAGTCATTTAATAACCTTATGAAATG GTCTGAACAATACAATAGAAATTGCAATGATCCTGTAAACACCAATATTCTAATTGTTGGAAACAAACATCAAGAAGCCGATACAGACCGAGTACCTACCGAACAAGCCCGAAACTTTGCGAATCATTTAGAAGCAGATTTCATCGAAATTAGTACAAGAAATAATACGAACATTGAGGCGTGTTTTTTAAGAATAGTCGATAATTACTTTGAAAGGCAAGGTAAATGTCTGCGACGTATGTTTTCTACTCCATCAATAAAGCTGAAATACAAATCCAAGAAAAACAGTTGTTGCAGAACGTAA
- the LOC140044654 gene encoding protein unc-93 homolog A-like, whose amino-acid sequence MTRPSETPPVTQSTGLHTGRPIVTSSLLPRARRRKTYWKNLFVLSLAFFFVFTAYMSIQNLQSSLNTEEDLGVISLTIVYGSVVFSCIFIAPILIRKFGTKWTMAGSIVMYSVYTACNYYPTYGTLIPSSFLIGLAAAPLWTAQGTYLTTSAISLADLTNEVPETLLNRFNGIFFVIFQSNQVVGNLISSLVLQQTDETSPNNTGYCGRCSCNKASSNSTGDSRQPDKSLVNTLLTVYLVIGIIGLLLVVFFLDTLPTFQSSRMDRRECMQKWLETLGILRNPILVLLVPLMMYSGIEQAFVAGDFTKAYVTCAKGVEWVGYVMICYGGADAVSSYLLGRLEKYTGRLILFSLGGLVQMILIVTMYLWHPKADDDIWKFMLIAAGWGFGDAVWQTQICSIVGVLFPDKQESAFANFRLWQSLGFSVAFACSIPNNVCIHHKLFGFGGWLVMSMVAYYTVEIIVHRTKPGYLEVKVMESDAIG is encoded by the exons ATGACTAGGCCAAGTGAAACACCGCCTGTAACCCAGTCGACTGGACTCCATACCGGTAGGCCAATTGTGACATCGTCCCTACTGCCGAGGGCTAGACGAAGGAAGACGTATTGGAAGAACCTGTTCGTTCTAAGTCTAGCTTTCTTCTTTGTTTTTACAGCGTATATGTCAATACAAAACTTACAAAGCAGCTTAAACACTGAAGAAGACCTGGGAGTGATATCATTAACCATCGTGTATGGATCGGTTGTCTTTTCGTGTATTTTTATTGCACCGATTTTAATTAGAAAATTTGGCACAAAATGGACTATGGCAGGCAGTATTGTTATGTATAGTGTATACACCGCTTGTAACTATTATCCAACCTACGGTACATTAATCCCATCATCATTTTTGATTGGACTTGCCGCGGCACCTCTGTGGACAGCACAGGGCACATATCTGACGACATCTGCCATCAGTTTGGCAGACCTTACCAATGAAGTTCCGGAAACCTTGTTAAATCGCTTCAACGGTATCTTCTTTGTCATCTTCCAGTCAAATCAAGTTGTCGGAAATTTAATTTCCTCTTTAGTTCTGCAGCAGACGGATGAAACGAGCCCAAACAATACCGGTTACTGCGGACGTTGCAGTTGCAACAAGGCTTCTTCCAATAGTACTGGTGATAGTAGACAACCAGATAAGAGTCTGGTTAACACACTGCTGACTGTTTACCTGGTGATAGGTATCATTGGGTTACTTCTGGTAGTGTTCTTCCTTGATACTCTGCCAACGTTTCAGTCATCTCGCATGGATAGAAGAGAATGTATGCAGAAGTGGTTGGAGACTCTTGGCATTCTACGGAACCCTATTCTTGTACTTTTGGTACCGTTAATGATGTACAGTGGCATTGAACAAGCATTCGTTGCTGGAGATTTTACAAAG gcATATGTCACCTGTGCCAAAGGCGTTGAATGGGTTGGTTATGTAATGATCTGTTACGGAGGTGCAGACGCCGTCTCGTCGTACCTCCTAGGCCGCCTTGAGAAATACACTGGACGACTGATCCTCTTCTCGTTAGGTGGTTTAGTTCAGATGATCCTCATCGTAACCATGTATCTCTGGCACCCGAAGGCTGATGATGACATCTGGAAGTTTATGTTAATTGCTGCTGGATGGGGATTTGGTGATGCTGTTTGGCAGACGCAAATTTGTT ccATTGTTGGCGTACTTTTTCCTGACAAACAAGAGTCTGCCTTCGCTAATTTCCGTCTATGGCAATCCCTGGGATTCAGTGTGGCGTTTGCCTGTAGTATTCCCAACAACGTCTGTATCCACCATAAATTATTTGGCTTTGGCGGATGGCTAGTCATGTCAATGGTTGCTTACTACACTGTAGAAATCATCGTTCATCGCACCAAGCCTGGATATTTGGAAGTAAAGGTTATGGAATCAGATGCAATAGGCTAG
- the LOC140044650 gene encoding short-chain specific acyl-CoA dehydrogenase, mitochondrial-like isoform X1: protein MAAAAKAFQKVSRQLFRSKVCFLGSSSSICKAHSLASLSETHAMLRKTCRDFADNELAPIAGELDKEHRYPKEQVKKLGELGLMAVDVPEKYGGTGLDYLAYAIAIEEISRGCASCGVIMSVNNVKMMGDLGLMALQVPDTYGGSDLDTMSYAIAMEEISRGCAATGTILSAHNSLYLSPIMEFGNEEQKQKYISPFVDGSRVGCFGLSEPGNGSDAGAASTTAHLDGDHWVLNGTKAWITNGYESEASVVFATTDRNLKHKGISAFIVPKPIDGLSLGKKEDKLGIRATSTTYLIFEDCRIPKENLLGEPGFGFKIAMTTLDAGRIGIAAQGVGIAQAALDCAIDYAAKREAFGAPISKMQMIQSKLADMEVKVQSSRLLTWQAAAFKDAGLNFTKEAAMAKLAASEAATFNAHQAIQVLGGMGYVTDMPAERHYRDARITEIYEGTSEIQRLVIAGQLLKEFSQKV, encoded by the exons ATGGCGGCAGCAGCGAAGGCATTTCAGAAAGTTTCCAGACAACTTTTTAGGTCAAAAGTGTGTTTTTTGG GGTCATCATCTTCAATATGTAAGGCACACAGCTTGGCGTCTCTGTCTGAGACACATGCGATGCTTAGGAAGACATGTAGAGACTTTGCTGATAATGAGCTTGCACCAATTGCAGGAGAATTGGACAAGGAACATCGATATCCCAAAGAACAG GTGAAAAAATTAGGAGAGCTCGGCCTAATGGCAGTTGACGTTCCAGAAAAATATGGCGGGACAGGCTTAGATTACTTAGCGTATGCAATAGCTATTGAGGAGATCAGTAGAGGATGTGCTAGTTGTGGTGTTATTATGAGTGTTAATAAT GTAAAGATGATGGGTGATCTAGGCCTGATGGCACTTCAAGTACCAGATACATATGGTGGATCTGATCTAGATACTATGTCTTATGCCATTGCGATGGAGGAGATCAGCCGAGGGTGTGCAGCAACAGGGACAATTTTAAGTGCTCACAAT TCATTATATTTATCACCAATAATGGAATTTGGAAATGAAgaacaaaaacagaaatatatatCACCTTTTGTGGATGGCAGTCGTGTCGGTTGCTTTGGTCTAAGTGAACCAG GTAATGGCAGTGATGCAGGCGCAGCGTCCACTACAGCACATCTGGATGGTGATCACTGGGTCTTGAATGGAACCAAGGCATGGATTACCAACGGGTATGAGAGCGAGGCCTCTGTCGTGTTTGCCACAACAGATAGAAATTTAAAACACAAG GGTATTAGTGCTTTTATTGTTCCAAAGCCCATTGATGGGTTATCACTGGGTAAGAAAGAAGACAAGCTAGGAATCCGGGCTACGTCTACTACATACCTTATATTTGAAGATTGTAGAATACCAAAAGAGAATCTTTTAGGAGAACCTGGATTTGGATTTAAAATTGCTATG ACAACTCTGGATGCAGGTAGGATAGGAATTGCAGCGCAAGGTGTTGGTATTGCACAG GCTGCCCTGGATTGTGCTATTGATTATGCAGCGAAGCGTGAAGCATTTGGAGCTCCGATAAGTAAGATGCAAATGATACAATCCAAGCTAGCTGATATGGAGGTTAAAGTTCAAAGTTCACGGTTATTGACCTGGCAAGCTGCTGCATTCAAAGATGCAGGACtgaattttacaaaa gAGGCAGCAATGGCCAAACTAGCAGCATCAGAAGCAGCAACCTTCAATGCACATCAG gcCATTCAAGTACTCGGTGGAATGGGTTACGTAACGGATATGCCTGCGGAGAGGCACTACAGGGACGCTAGAATCACAGAAATATATGAAGGAACTAGTGAAATTCAACGACTGGTTATTGCTGGACAACTTTTAAAAGAGTTTTCTCAGAAAGTTTAA
- the LOC140044650 gene encoding short-chain specific acyl-CoA dehydrogenase, mitochondrial-like isoform X2: protein MAAAAKAFQKVSRQLFRSKVCFLGSSSSICKAHSLASLSETHAMLRKTCRDFADNELAPIAGELDKEHRYPKEQVKKLGELGLMAVDVPEKYGGTGLDYLAYAIAIEEISRGCASCGVIMSVNNSLYLSPIMEFGNEEQKQKYISPFVDGSRVGCFGLSEPGNGSDAGAASTTAHLDGDHWVLNGTKAWITNGYESEASVVFATTDRNLKHKGISAFIVPKPIDGLSLGKKEDKLGIRATSTTYLIFEDCRIPKENLLGEPGFGFKIAMTTLDAGRIGIAAQGVGIAQAALDCAIDYAAKREAFGAPISKMQMIQSKLADMEVKVQSSRLLTWQAAAFKDAGLNFTKEAAMAKLAASEAATFNAHQAIQVLGGMGYVTDMPAERHYRDARITEIYEGTSEIQRLVIAGQLLKEFSQKV, encoded by the exons ATGGCGGCAGCAGCGAAGGCATTTCAGAAAGTTTCCAGACAACTTTTTAGGTCAAAAGTGTGTTTTTTGG GGTCATCATCTTCAATATGTAAGGCACACAGCTTGGCGTCTCTGTCTGAGACACATGCGATGCTTAGGAAGACATGTAGAGACTTTGCTGATAATGAGCTTGCACCAATTGCAGGAGAATTGGACAAGGAACATCGATATCCCAAAGAACAG GTGAAAAAATTAGGAGAGCTCGGCCTAATGGCAGTTGACGTTCCAGAAAAATATGGCGGGACAGGCTTAGATTACTTAGCGTATGCAATAGCTATTGAGGAGATCAGTAGAGGATGTGCTAGTTGTGGTGTTATTATGAGTGTTAATAAT TCATTATATTTATCACCAATAATGGAATTTGGAAATGAAgaacaaaaacagaaatatatatCACCTTTTGTGGATGGCAGTCGTGTCGGTTGCTTTGGTCTAAGTGAACCAG GTAATGGCAGTGATGCAGGCGCAGCGTCCACTACAGCACATCTGGATGGTGATCACTGGGTCTTGAATGGAACCAAGGCATGGATTACCAACGGGTATGAGAGCGAGGCCTCTGTCGTGTTTGCCACAACAGATAGAAATTTAAAACACAAG GGTATTAGTGCTTTTATTGTTCCAAAGCCCATTGATGGGTTATCACTGGGTAAGAAAGAAGACAAGCTAGGAATCCGGGCTACGTCTACTACATACCTTATATTTGAAGATTGTAGAATACCAAAAGAGAATCTTTTAGGAGAACCTGGATTTGGATTTAAAATTGCTATG ACAACTCTGGATGCAGGTAGGATAGGAATTGCAGCGCAAGGTGTTGGTATTGCACAG GCTGCCCTGGATTGTGCTATTGATTATGCAGCGAAGCGTGAAGCATTTGGAGCTCCGATAAGTAAGATGCAAATGATACAATCCAAGCTAGCTGATATGGAGGTTAAAGTTCAAAGTTCACGGTTATTGACCTGGCAAGCTGCTGCATTCAAAGATGCAGGACtgaattttacaaaa gAGGCAGCAATGGCCAAACTAGCAGCATCAGAAGCAGCAACCTTCAATGCACATCAG gcCATTCAAGTACTCGGTGGAATGGGTTACGTAACGGATATGCCTGCGGAGAGGCACTACAGGGACGCTAGAATCACAGAAATATATGAAGGAACTAGTGAAATTCAACGACTGGTTATTGCTGGACAACTTTTAAAAGAGTTTTCTCAGAAAGTTTAA
- the LOC140044651 gene encoding L-serine dehydratase/L-threonine deaminase-like, whose protein sequence is MSDKQKQQLYVRTPLIESTALSKHAPFKVYLKLENTQPTGSFKIRGISNLCKKAIEKGSKHIVSSSGGNAGIAAAYAARKLGVKATVVIPKSTPEFVAQKLRDENATVEYHGKVWDEANKRALEIASQSNGTIIHPFDHPDIWQGHSSMIEEIADDMTHKPDVLITVVGGGGLFCGVIEGLKKVGWNDVPVITIETVGADCYNAAVKKGELVTLDDITSVAKCLGALTACQQALDYYSQHEVHSVVISDKEAVDACLRFTDEHRILVEPACGAALAGIYSNVIPKLQEQGKLQTVIQSAVVIVCGGCSITLEMLNKYKSKFGL, encoded by the exons ATGAGTGATAAACAGAAACAGCAGCTATATGTTCGTACACCATTGATAGAAAGCACTGCACTCTCTAAACATGCTCCgtttaaagtttatttaaaaCTTGAAAACACCCAACCCACTGGATCATTCAAAATACGTGGCATTTCAAACTTATGTAAAAAG gcAATTGAGAAAGGCTCAAAGCATATTGTCTCTTCATCAG GTGGGAATGCTGGGATAGCAGCAGCTTATGCAGCCAGAAAGCTTGGCGTCAAAGCGACAGTTGTCATACCAAAAAGCACACCAGAATTTGTAGCTCAAAAATTAAGAGATGAGAACGCAACAGTAGAATATCATGGAAAG GTGTGGGACGAAGCAAACAAAAGAGCGTTAGAAATTGCTAGTCAGTCAAACGGCACCATTATTCACCCCTTTGATCATCCAGATATATG GCAGGGTCATAGTTCAATGATTGAAGAAATAGCAGACGACATGACCCATAAGCCTGATGTGCTGATAACAGTTGTTGGAGGTGGTGGTCTGTTTTGTGGCGTGATCGAGGGCTTAAAGAAGGTTGGATGGAATGATGTACCTGTCATTACTATTGAGACTGTTGGAGCCGATTGTTACAATGCAGCTGTTAAGAAAGGCGAGTTGGTAACACTAGACGACATAACAAG tgtTGCCAAGTGTCTTGGAGCACTGACTGCATGTCAGCAAGCCCTTGATTATTACAGTCAGCATGAGGTGCATTCAGTTGTCATATCTGATAAGGAGGCTGTTGATGCTTGTCTCAGGTTCACAG ATGAACATAGAATTCTAGTAGAGCCAGCATGTGGTGCCGCCCTCGCTGGTATCTATAGCAATGTAATACCAAAACTACAAGAGCAGGGCAAGTTACAAACTGTTATCCAATCAGCAGTGGTCATTGTTTGTGGAGGATGTTCTATAACTTTagaaatgttaaataaatataaatccaaatttggattataa
- the LOC140044650 gene encoding short-chain specific acyl-CoA dehydrogenase, mitochondrial-like isoform X3 gives MAAAAKAFQKVSRQLFRSKVCFLGSSSSICKAHSLASLSETHAMLRKTCRDFADNELAPIAGELDKEHRYPKEQVKMMGDLGLMALQVPDTYGGSDLDTMSYAIAMEEISRGCAATGTILSAHNSLYLSPIMEFGNEEQKQKYISPFVDGSRVGCFGLSEPGNGSDAGAASTTAHLDGDHWVLNGTKAWITNGYESEASVVFATTDRNLKHKGISAFIVPKPIDGLSLGKKEDKLGIRATSTTYLIFEDCRIPKENLLGEPGFGFKIAMTTLDAGRIGIAAQGVGIAQAALDCAIDYAAKREAFGAPISKMQMIQSKLADMEVKVQSSRLLTWQAAAFKDAGLNFTKEAAMAKLAASEAATFNAHQAIQVLGGMGYVTDMPAERHYRDARITEIYEGTSEIQRLVIAGQLLKEFSQKV, from the exons ATGGCGGCAGCAGCGAAGGCATTTCAGAAAGTTTCCAGACAACTTTTTAGGTCAAAAGTGTGTTTTTTGG GGTCATCATCTTCAATATGTAAGGCACACAGCTTGGCGTCTCTGTCTGAGACACATGCGATGCTTAGGAAGACATGTAGAGACTTTGCTGATAATGAGCTTGCACCAATTGCAGGAGAATTGGACAAGGAACATCGATATCCCAAAGAACAG GTAAAGATGATGGGTGATCTAGGCCTGATGGCACTTCAAGTACCAGATACATATGGTGGATCTGATCTAGATACTATGTCTTATGCCATTGCGATGGAGGAGATCAGCCGAGGGTGTGCAGCAACAGGGACAATTTTAAGTGCTCACAAT TCATTATATTTATCACCAATAATGGAATTTGGAAATGAAgaacaaaaacagaaatatatatCACCTTTTGTGGATGGCAGTCGTGTCGGTTGCTTTGGTCTAAGTGAACCAG GTAATGGCAGTGATGCAGGCGCAGCGTCCACTACAGCACATCTGGATGGTGATCACTGGGTCTTGAATGGAACCAAGGCATGGATTACCAACGGGTATGAGAGCGAGGCCTCTGTCGTGTTTGCCACAACAGATAGAAATTTAAAACACAAG GGTATTAGTGCTTTTATTGTTCCAAAGCCCATTGATGGGTTATCACTGGGTAAGAAAGAAGACAAGCTAGGAATCCGGGCTACGTCTACTACATACCTTATATTTGAAGATTGTAGAATACCAAAAGAGAATCTTTTAGGAGAACCTGGATTTGGATTTAAAATTGCTATG ACAACTCTGGATGCAGGTAGGATAGGAATTGCAGCGCAAGGTGTTGGTATTGCACAG GCTGCCCTGGATTGTGCTATTGATTATGCAGCGAAGCGTGAAGCATTTGGAGCTCCGATAAGTAAGATGCAAATGATACAATCCAAGCTAGCTGATATGGAGGTTAAAGTTCAAAGTTCACGGTTATTGACCTGGCAAGCTGCTGCATTCAAAGATGCAGGACtgaattttacaaaa gAGGCAGCAATGGCCAAACTAGCAGCATCAGAAGCAGCAACCTTCAATGCACATCAG gcCATTCAAGTACTCGGTGGAATGGGTTACGTAACGGATATGCCTGCGGAGAGGCACTACAGGGACGCTAGAATCACAGAAATATATGAAGGAACTAGTGAAATTCAACGACTGGTTATTGCTGGACAACTTTTAAAAGAGTTTTCTCAGAAAGTTTAA